One window of the bacterium genome contains the following:
- a CDS encoding helix-turn-helix domain-containing protein gives MSINKSIKDELLNYEQKLIIDALKKTQWSMTKAAKLLGTSFRSIRYKIKKYKIETE, from the coding sequence ATGAGTATTAATAAGTCAATTAAAGATGAGCTCTTAAATTACGAGCAGAAGCTTATTATTGATGCACTTAAGAAGACACAATGGTCTATGACAAAGGCAGCTAAACTGCTTGGGACAAGTTTTAGATCTATCAGATACAAGATTAAGAAATACAAAATAGAGACAGAATGA
- a CDS encoding DUF2283 domain-containing protein: MAKATLSQKVIKEIFEATPHLIKFPVPKLWVDYDKEADVLYISFERPQNATDSKMLDNGILLRYKNRKIVGVTVLDASTR; the protein is encoded by the coding sequence ATGGCAAAAGCAACCTTAAGTCAAAAAGTCATAAAAGAGATTTTTGAAGCAACACCCCATTTGATTAAGTTTCCTGTGCCTAAGTTATGGGTTGATTATGATAAAGAGGCTGATGTATTATACATAAGTTTTGAGCGGCCCCAAAATGCAACAGATAGCAAGATGTTGGATAATGGAATATTGTTGAGATACAAAAACAGAAAGATAGTCGGGGTAACTGTACTGGACGCTTCCACAAGATAG
- a CDS encoding LAGLIDADG family homing endonuclease, translated as MVDSGRDQLSIWRIKLKDKLTKEKFVELYIHKNLTIQEIATRFNITVPSVTRLKKEYKIETKLADAYRDKRAKKVGKAMRESARRRKYGKISDTLSKEMLEYLYCDCKLSLEDIGKRFGCSRMYIMKLCKLYNILLRSKSHARIEASKKGKIVQPYYEINEKFFKEWSSASAWVLGLLFTDGCVSLYGSGNYEVTLASIDYSLLLKVKNLMKSTHPIIRPNKNQPNLYMFRFARDEIINDLIKLGMVQHKSLILKFPQIPQQFLRHFIRGCWDGDGTVFLEKGANKGLRTSYTSGSKEFIYTMEQLLQTEAGLSKQKIYRRGKSFYFKYGHTDSVKLFHYFYGNVSPDMYLERKYKKFLEGMKTNRSMHLFKNYS; from the coding sequence ATGGTAGATTCTGGACGTGACCAATTGAGTATTTGGAGAATAAAATTAAAAGATAAGCTAACAAAAGAAAAATTTGTGGAATTATATATCCACAAGAACTTAACAATTCAAGAAATAGCCACACGCTTTAATATTACAGTCCCATCTGTAACACGTTTAAAGAAGGAATATAAGATTGAGACAAAACTTGCAGATGCTTATAGAGATAAACGAGCTAAAAAAGTTGGTAAAGCTATGAGAGAATCTGCACGTAGAAGAAAGTATGGGAAGATTAGTGATACACTTTCCAAAGAAATGCTGGAATATCTCTATTGCGATTGCAAGCTTTCATTAGAGGATATAGGTAAGAGATTTGGTTGCTCCCGTATGTACATAATGAAGCTTTGCAAACTGTATAATATACTACTAAGGTCTAAATCTCATGCACGGATAGAAGCATCAAAAAAAGGAAAGATTGTACAGCCGTATTACGAGATTAACGAAAAATTCTTTAAAGAGTGGTCTTCTGCTTCAGCTTGGGTTCTTGGTCTTTTATTTACTGACGGATGTGTGAGTTTATATGGTTCAGGTAATTATGAAGTAACATTAGCTTCGATAGATTACTCTTTATTACTCAAAGTGAAAAATTTGATGAAATCTACTCATCCAATCATAAGACCCAATAAGAATCAGCCAAATCTTTACATGTTTCGATTTGCAAGGGATGAAATAATTAATGACTTAATAAAGTTAGGTATGGTCCAACATAAAAGCCTGATACTTAAATTTCCACAGATTCCACAACAATTTCTTAGACATTTTATAAGAGGATGCTGGGACGGCGATGGAACGGTATTTCTAGAAAAAGGGGCAAATAAGGGATTGAGAACAAGCTATACTAGCGGCTCTAAGGAGTTCATATACACAATGGAGCAACTTCTCCAAACAGAAGCTGGGCTCTCTAAGCAAAAGATATATCGACGTGGCAAATCATTTTATTTCAAATATGGGCATACGGATTCAGTCAAACTATTCCACTACTTTTATGGTAATGTATCTCCTGATATGTATCTTGAACGGAAGTATAAAAAGTTTCTTGAAGGGATGAAGACGAACAGGAGTATGCATCTATTTAAAAACTACTCTTAA